A DNA window from Gammaproteobacteria bacterium contains the following coding sequences:
- a CDS encoding carboxypeptidase regulatory-like domain-containing protein yields the protein MSKPRISTAGVLAAVATLAALTACEPAADTPSTDADDISGIVTGANGPEAGVWVIAETLDLPTRFARIVVTDDEGRYLIPDLPEASYDVWVRGYGLVDSEKVRVAPGADLDLTAVPAPDARAAVEYYPAGYWLSLLQVPEEHEFPGTGDQGNGISPNLEHQAQLMRLLKSGNCTACHQMGGLGTRNIPAELGEFSSSVDAWDRRIKSGQAGGGMSGGFDRMGRQRMLEMFADWTDRIAAGEVPAEAPPRPEGIERNVVVTLWDWADPKAYLHDEVSTDRRDPTVNAYGPIYGALEASADYVSVLDPVGHAATQIPLTVRDPSTQPASGPGMPEPSPYWGDEVIWTSKNNVHNPMLDERGRLWLTSTVAPPENPDFCREGSDHPSAQLFPTNSARRHLQLWDPETQELTHIRTCFSTHHLMFAEDEDNTLWTSGGGQVVGWLNTRMFEETGDEEASQGWTALILDTNGNGRRDDYVEPNEPVDPTMDKRVVAGFYSVAPAPDGSVWATSLGYPGAIVRLDPGPNPPATALAELYELPLDETGAPINGFSPRGGDIDRNGVMWVALASGHMASFDRTKCTGPLNGPDATGQHCPEGWTFHREPLPQIRGVTAPGSAEASYYTWVDQFNVFGLGENVPINTGNASEGLLALVDGEWVVLRVPYPLGFYTKWLDGRIDDPDGGWKGRGLWATVSTRAPFHMEGGRGTPSKVLQFQLRPDPLAG from the coding sequence ATGAGCAAACCGCGGATCTCGACCGCGGGTGTTCTGGCGGCCGTGGCCACCCTGGCCGCACTCACCGCGTGCGAACCCGCCGCAGACACCCCCTCCACCGACGCCGACGACATCAGCGGCATCGTGACCGGCGCGAACGGCCCCGAAGCCGGCGTCTGGGTCATCGCGGAAACACTCGACCTTCCCACCCGCTTCGCCCGGATCGTCGTGACCGACGACGAGGGCCGGTACCTGATCCCCGACCTGCCCGAGGCCAGCTACGATGTCTGGGTGCGCGGCTACGGCCTGGTCGATTCGGAGAAGGTTCGCGTCGCCCCTGGCGCGGATCTGGACCTGACGGCGGTGCCGGCGCCCGATGCCCGCGCAGCGGTGGAGTACTACCCCGCGGGGTACTGGCTGTCGCTGCTCCAGGTGCCGGAGGAGCACGAGTTCCCGGGAACCGGTGACCAAGGGAACGGCATCTCGCCCAACCTCGAGCACCAGGCCCAGTTGATGCGGCTCCTGAAGTCGGGCAACTGCACGGCGTGCCATCAGATGGGCGGCCTCGGCACCCGGAACATCCCGGCGGAACTGGGTGAGTTCTCCTCCTCCGTGGACGCGTGGGACCGGCGCATCAAGTCGGGGCAGGCGGGCGGGGGCATGAGTGGCGGCTTCGACCGCATGGGCCGGCAGCGGATGCTCGAGATGTTCGCCGACTGGACCGACCGCATCGCGGCGGGCGAGGTGCCGGCGGAGGCGCCTCCCCGGCCCGAGGGCATCGAGCGCAACGTGGTTGTCACGCTGTGGGACTGGGCCGATCCCAAGGCCTACCTCCACGACGAGGTTTCCACCGACCGGCGCGATCCCACGGTCAACGCCTATGGGCCCATCTACGGGGCGCTGGAGGCCAGCGCGGACTACGTGTCGGTCCTGGATCCGGTGGGCCACGCCGCGACGCAAATCCCTCTCACGGTCCGCGATCCGAGCACGCAGCCCGCGTCGGGTCCGGGCATGCCCGAGCCGTCGCCCTACTGGGGAGACGAAGTGATCTGGACCAGCAAGAACAACGTTCACAACCCGATGCTGGACGAGCGGGGGCGGCTCTGGCTCACCTCCACGGTGGCTCCCCCGGAGAACCCGGACTTCTGCCGCGAAGGATCGGACCACCCATCGGCACAACTCTTCCCGACCAACAGCGCCCGGCGCCACCTGCAGCTGTGGGATCCGGAGACGCAGGAGCTCACCCACATCCGTACCTGCTTCAGCACGCACCACCTCATGTTCGCGGAGGATGAGGACAATACGCTCTGGACCAGCGGGGGCGGGCAGGTCGTGGGCTGGCTGAACACGAGGATGTTCGAGGAGACCGGGGACGAGGAGGCTTCCCAGGGCTGGACCGCGCTCATCCTCGACACCAACGGCAACGGCCGGCGGGACGACTACGTCGAGCCCAACGAGCCCGTCGATCCCACGATGGACAAGAGGGTCGTCGCGGGCTTCTACTCTGTGGCGCCCGCGCCGGACGGGTCAGTCTGGGCGACGTCACTCGGCTATCCGGGCGCGATCGTCCGGCTGGATCCGGGCCCGAATCCGCCGGCGACGGCGCTCGCCGAGCTCTACGAGCTGCCCCTCGACGAGACCGGCGCGCCCATCAATGGGTTCTCGCCCCGCGGCGGGGACATCGACCGCAACGGGGTGATGTGGGTGGCGCTCGCCAGCGGGCACATGGCCAGCTTCGACCGCACGAAGTGCACGGGCCCGCTCAACGGCCCGGATGCCACCGGCCAGCACTGCCCCGAGGGCTGGACCTTCCATCGGGAGCCGCTCCCGCAGATCCGGGGTGTCACCGCCCCGGGAAGCGCCGAGGCGAGCTACTACACCTGGGTCGATCAGTTCAACGTCTTCGGGCTCGGCGAGAACGTGCCCATCAACACCGGCAACGCCTCCGAGGGGCTGCTCGCCCTCGTGGACGGAGAGTGGGTCGTGCTGCGCGTCCCCTATCCGCTCGGCTTCTACACCAAGTGGCTGGACGGCCGCATCGACGACCCGGACGGGGGATGGAAGGGAAGGGGGCTGTGGGCGACCGTGAGCACTCGGGCGCCGTTTCACATGGAAGGGGGGAGGGGCACGCCCAGCAAGGTCCTCCAGTTCCAGCTACGGCCCGATCCGCTGGCGGGGTAG
- a CDS encoding 2-oxoisovalerate dehydrogenase: MNEIIFEVTEDEVDGGYSASAIGYGIHTQGDSMEEIRRNVREAVDCYFDETMERPGIIRLHFVRDEVLVP; this comes from the coding sequence ATGAACGAGATCATCTTCGAAGTTACGGAGGACGAGGTCGACGGTGGCTACTCGGCCAGCGCGATCGGGTACGGGATTCACACGCAGGGCGATTCCATGGAGGAAATCCGTCGAAACGTCCGGGAGGCTGTTGACTGCTACTTCGATGAGACGATGGAACGCCCCGGGATCATCCGTCTGCATTTCGTGCGCGATGAAGTCCTTGTTCCGTGA
- a CDS encoding methylenetetrahydrofolate reductase: MEILPGQLPSPEVLASHLPRGTSVYIPYPPKGRWPDTVAACEQALAAGMKPVPHLPARSVRSAGELDDWLAGVVERGVDAVMLMAGDRATPTGPYPDTPALLDSGLLAEHGLRRLGVTSYPEGHPLIARADLDEALRRKREYARATGAELWIVTQFVFSPSPVLAWLARMRDAGCTLPVRIGLPGPVALGALIGYAVRSGVVASARALKRKPGIARLAGRWSPTPIALALARHLADREDTASLDIHLFTFGGFADAAEWLSNLRKLDELAVCPPETS; the protein is encoded by the coding sequence GTGGAGATACTCCCGGGCCAACTGCCGTCTCCGGAAGTCCTCGCCAGCCACCTTCCGCGCGGGACCTCCGTCTACATACCGTACCCCCCGAAGGGCCGGTGGCCGGACACGGTCGCCGCCTGCGAACAGGCGCTGGCGGCGGGAATGAAGCCGGTGCCGCACCTGCCGGCGCGATCGGTGCGCAGCGCGGGCGAGCTCGACGACTGGCTGGCCGGCGTGGTGGAGAGAGGGGTGGACGCCGTGATGCTGATGGCCGGAGACCGCGCGACGCCCACCGGCCCCTACCCCGATACGCCGGCCCTGCTCGACTCCGGGCTCCTGGCCGAGCACGGTCTGCGGCGGCTCGGCGTCACCTCGTATCCGGAGGGGCATCCCCTGATCGCCCGGGCCGATCTGGATGAAGCACTCCGGCGCAAGAGGGAATACGCGCGGGCAACGGGTGCTGAGCTGTGGATCGTGACGCAGTTCGTGTTCTCGCCCTCCCCGGTGCTCGCCTGGCTGGCGCGGATGCGGGACGCGGGTTGCACGCTGCCGGTTCGCATCGGGCTGCCCGGACCGGTCGCACTGGGCGCGCTGATCGGTTACGCGGTCCGCTCCGGCGTCGTGGCGTCGGCACGGGCGCTGAAGCGCAAGCCCGGCATCGCGCGGCTGGCGGGCAGATGGTCACCCACTCCAATCGCGCTGGCGCTGGCTCGGCACCTGGCCGATCGCGAGGACACGGCTTCCCTGGACATTCATTTGTTTACCTTCGGGGGATTCGCGGACGCCGCCGAATGGCTGTCGAACCTGCGGAAGCTCGACGAACTGGCGGTTTGTCCGCCAGAAACGAGTTGA
- a CDS encoding HigA family addiction module antitoxin encodes MAMHNPPHPGGIVKRQCLEPLGLTVTRVAKGLGVTRQALSELVNERTGISVEMAIRLSKAFGSTAETWLGMQTAYDLWRARDRTQEIAVERFVGA; translated from the coding sequence ATGGCCATGCACAACCCACCACACCCGGGTGGCATCGTCAAGCGGCAGTGTCTCGAACCCCTGGGGCTGACCGTGACACGGGTCGCCAAGGGTCTGGGCGTTACCCGGCAGGCGCTTTCGGAGCTGGTGAACGAGCGAACCGGGATTTCGGTGGAGATGGCCATCAGGCTGTCGAAGGCATTCGGTTCGACGGCGGAGACCTGGCTGGGGATGCAGACGGCCTACGATCTATGGCGGGCCCGCGACCGTACGCAAGAGATCGCGGTCGAGCGCTTCGTTGGAGCGTGA
- a CDS encoding type II toxin-antitoxin system HicA family toxin: MRLPRNVSGRRLTAALARLGYEVVRQRGSHVRITTQVGGEHHEVIPDHNPIRVKTLSSILKSVARHHGMTVDDLLARLDL, encoded by the coding sequence GTGAGGTTGCCCCGAAATGTCAGTGGACGAAGGCTAACGGCCGCCTTGGCGCGGCTGGGGTATGAGGTTGTCCGCCAGCGCGGGTCTCACGTCCGGATCACCACGCAGGTCGGTGGCGAACATCATGAAGTCATTCCAGATCACAATCCGATTCGGGTCAAGACGCTGTCGAGCATACTGAAGAGCGTCGCGCGACATCACGGGATGACAGTAGACGATCTTCTCGCTCGCCTTGACCTATAG
- a CDS encoding TonB-dependent receptor codes for MCARFATGMPILLSLLAFTAPLPVFAQASQLSGRVRSEDGRPVEGALAEVNPVSDSTRVEYTLADELGFFALRDLEPGAYVLRVTRIGFQEYREQVSVEADVTEVEVVMAAQAILVGGITVEAERSRAKTRFEESAGITVQEIAAADLKSIPVLIEADPLRAIEVLPGVTTVSDFSGSFNVRGGSADQNLILLDGVPIFNPFHLGNIFSVFNADMVDRVELQSGGFPAEYGGRVSSVLTVASDAGDGDFGVDAGVSLLATRLAMNGALPESASQTLGFTTTRWRASARRSYLDVLFKPWVDFPYHLTDLQGVFEGWTAGGSRLRFVGYSGRDILDLSGVDDTPLPIRWWWGNDLFGGSWTQSMDGGASMEVRASFSRFGSDLSFPEVDTEFQTGVEEATFGADLEQRPAWATRWKSGMAVKRVAYDNGLVGGGSTFLDQEGTGVEVAGYSQVHWDPNPDWLVEGGLRLDYWRPSAGETAVTLSPRFALRRFLGERNAAVRLAVGRYSQFIHSTRDEEFPFGLDTWILAGVEAPRVVSDQVQVGAERFFGDADQWFASLEGYYRTFDGVAAVNAAEDPNDATDALVAGDGNAYGVDLYVKRDRGTTTGWLSVSFLKTVRTFPDTRVGIDPLPLITYPPVFDRRLEIDLSLRRPLGWWGLEAGIRANFGTGLPYTKPLGTYRVYRTRFVTGVLEIDDDDAVVLGPRNGSRYPARHRLDLSLRKTVTKSWGTMTPYLSIINVYNQKNVLFYFFDYQAVPPAREGVSMIPFLPTVGFEVSF; via the coding sequence ATGTGCGCGCGATTCGCGACGGGGATGCCGATCCTGCTTTCGCTCCTCGCCTTCACTGCACCTCTTCCCGTCTTCGCACAGGCCAGTCAGCTCAGCGGTCGGGTCCGGTCTGAGGACGGCCGTCCCGTCGAAGGCGCGCTGGCGGAGGTCAACCCGGTTTCGGACTCGACGCGGGTCGAATACACCCTCGCGGATGAGCTGGGCTTCTTCGCCTTACGCGATCTGGAGCCGGGCGCCTACGTGCTCAGGGTGACCCGAATCGGCTTCCAGGAATACCGGGAACAGGTGAGCGTCGAGGCGGACGTGACCGAGGTCGAGGTCGTGATGGCGGCCCAGGCGATCTTGGTCGGAGGCATTACCGTGGAGGCCGAGCGCAGCCGCGCCAAGACCCGCTTCGAGGAGTCGGCGGGCATCACCGTCCAGGAGATCGCGGCCGCCGACCTCAAGTCCATCCCGGTGCTGATCGAGGCGGACCCGCTGCGCGCCATCGAGGTGCTGCCGGGGGTGACGACGGTGTCGGACTTCTCCGGATCCTTCAACGTGCGAGGCGGTTCGGCCGACCAGAACCTCATTCTCCTCGACGGAGTCCCGATCTTCAATCCGTTTCACCTGGGCAACATCTTCTCCGTGTTCAACGCGGATATGGTGGACCGCGTCGAGCTTCAGTCAGGGGGCTTTCCGGCCGAATACGGCGGGCGCGTGTCTTCGGTGTTGACGGTTGCCAGCGATGCGGGCGACGGAGATTTCGGCGTCGACGCGGGCGTCAGCCTTCTGGCGACCCGCCTTGCGATGAACGGGGCCCTTCCCGAAAGCGCCTCGCAGACACTCGGTTTCACCACGACGCGCTGGCGTGCCTCGGCCCGCCGATCGTATCTGGACGTTCTCTTCAAGCCGTGGGTCGACTTCCCGTACCACCTGACCGACCTTCAGGGCGTCTTCGAAGGCTGGACGGCGGGAGGAAGCCGACTCCGGTTCGTCGGATACAGCGGACGCGACATTCTGGATCTTTCCGGGGTCGACGATACGCCGCTTCCGATCCGCTGGTGGTGGGGAAACGACCTTTTCGGCGGGTCATGGACGCAATCCATGGACGGGGGCGCGTCCATGGAGGTCCGCGCCTCCTTCTCGCGCTTCGGGTCCGACCTGTCCTTTCCGGAGGTCGACACCGAGTTCCAGACGGGCGTGGAGGAGGCAACCTTCGGAGCCGATCTCGAACAGCGTCCGGCATGGGCGACGCGCTGGAAGTCGGGCATGGCCGTGAAACGGGTCGCCTACGACAACGGGCTGGTCGGAGGCGGCTCCACCTTCCTGGACCAGGAAGGCACGGGCGTCGAGGTGGCCGGCTACAGCCAGGTACACTGGGACCCCAACCCCGACTGGCTGGTGGAGGGCGGCCTGCGCCTGGACTACTGGCGCCCGAGCGCGGGGGAGACGGCGGTCACGCTTTCGCCCCGCTTCGCCTTGAGACGCTTTCTGGGAGAGAGAAACGCGGCGGTGCGTCTGGCCGTGGGCAGGTACAGCCAGTTCATCCACTCCACGCGCGACGAGGAGTTTCCGTTCGGGCTCGACACATGGATCCTGGCGGGCGTGGAGGCCCCGCGCGTCGTGTCGGACCAGGTCCAGGTCGGAGCCGAGAGGTTCTTCGGCGACGCCGACCAGTGGTTCGCCTCGCTGGAAGGCTACTACCGGACCTTCGACGGCGTGGCCGCGGTCAACGCGGCCGAGGACCCGAACGACGCAACCGATGCTCTGGTGGCGGGTGACGGCAACGCGTACGGCGTGGACCTCTACGTGAAGCGGGACCGCGGCACCACCACCGGGTGGCTGTCGGTCTCGTTCCTGAAAACCGTCCGAACCTTCCCGGATACGCGCGTCGGGATCGATCCCCTGCCGTTGATCACCTATCCGCCCGTCTTCGATCGCCGCCTCGAGATCGATCTCTCCCTGCGCCGGCCCCTGGGCTGGTGGGGACTGGAAGCGGGGATCAGGGCAAACTTCGGAACCGGCCTGCCGTACACGAAACCACTCGGCACCTACCGCGTCTATCGAACCCGGTTCGTGACGGGAGTCCTCGAAATCGATGACGACGACGCGGTGGTGCTGGGGCCGCGCAACGGCTCCCGCTATCCGGCCCGGCATCGGCTGGACCTCTCGCTCCGGAAGACGGTGACGAAGAGCTGGGGCACGATGACGCCCTACCTGAGCATCATCAACGTGTACAACCAGAAGAACGTCCTGTTCTACTTCTTCGACTACCAGGCGGTGCCTCCCGCCCGGGAGGGCGTCTCGATGATCCCCTTCCTTCCCACCGTGGGTTTCGAGGTGTCGTTCTGA
- a CDS encoding serine hydrolase — MRRRTNTFLIGAGIAAALAGCAPMGDAPARDEATAARVDAIFADYASEAGPGCSMGVIQDGRLIHATGYGTANLDHGIPNGPATIFRTGSVSKQFTAGAIALLAVRGDLELDAPVQRYIPEFPDYPDPPTVRHLVHHTSGVRDYIVLMSLAGNRSEDFYTNQEVLDAINRQRELNFEPGAEYLYSNAGYFLLGEIVARVSGRSLREFAESEFFDPLGMTHTHFHDDHNEIVPNRAIGYAPTGDGFRINVTTLDMVGDGGVFTSVEEWVAWDRNLTEGTVGGPEWVALMHERGVLNSGDTIPYAFGISHGEHRGLATVGHTGSWVGYRAAMSHYPEAGYSFVAFCNRSAIAPATLIASTAEIYLEDRMEPVEGEEAEVAEEEAPAEATGDADSPDEPDLDIPNRAHYAGSFYSPELDTTYWIVEEGDDGLTLHVGRLDPAALMAESEGVLTSERGWTLRLSQLVDTRYQAMMVDAGRVQNLRFALVEG; from the coding sequence ATGCGGCGTCGGACAAACACCTTTCTGATCGGTGCGGGCATCGCCGCCGCGCTCGCAGGCTGCGCCCCCATGGGCGACGCGCCCGCCAGAGACGAGGCGACGGCTGCCCGCGTCGACGCCATCTTCGCCGACTACGCCAGCGAGGCGGGTCCCGGCTGCTCCATGGGCGTTATCCAGGACGGCCGCCTGATCCACGCCACGGGCTACGGGACCGCCAATCTCGACCACGGCATCCCCAACGGGCCCGCGACCATCTTCCGCACAGGCTCGGTTTCGAAGCAGTTCACGGCCGGCGCGATCGCCCTGCTGGCCGTCCGGGGCGACCTGGAGCTGGACGCGCCCGTGCAGCGCTACATCCCGGAGTTCCCCGACTATCCCGACCCTCCCACCGTCCGGCATCTGGTTCACCACACCTCGGGCGTGCGCGACTACATCGTGCTCATGTCCCTGGCAGGCAACCGGAGCGAGGACTTCTACACCAACCAGGAGGTTCTCGACGCCATCAACCGGCAGCGCGAACTCAATTTCGAGCCCGGCGCCGAGTACCTGTACAGCAACGCCGGCTACTTCCTGCTCGGCGAGATCGTGGCCAGGGTCTCGGGACGGAGCCTGCGCGAGTTCGCGGAGAGCGAGTTCTTCGACCCCCTGGGCATGACCCATACCCACTTCCACGACGACCACAACGAGATCGTGCCCAACCGCGCCATCGGCTACGCCCCCACCGGCGACGGCTTCCGCATCAACGTGACCACGCTCGACATGGTGGGCGACGGCGGCGTCTTCACCTCGGTGGAGGAGTGGGTCGCATGGGACCGCAACCTCACCGAGGGCACCGTGGGCGGGCCCGAATGGGTGGCGCTCATGCACGAGCGGGGTGTGCTCAACTCCGGTGACACCATCCCCTACGCCTTCGGCATCTCGCACGGCGAACACCGGGGGCTGGCGACGGTCGGCCACACCGGCTCGTGGGTCGGCTACCGGGCGGCGATGTCGCACTATCCGGAGGCGGGCTACTCGTTCGTGGCGTTCTGCAACCGGTCGGCCATCGCCCCCGCGACGCTCATCGCGAGCACGGCCGAGATCTACCTGGAAGACCGGATGGAGCCGGTGGAGGGCGAGGAAGCCGAGGTGGCCGAGGAGGAGGCACCCGCGGAGGCAACGGGCGACGCAGACTCGCCGGATGAGCCCGACCTCGACATCCCCAACCGCGCGCACTACGCCGGATCCTTCTACAGCCCCGAACTGGACACCACCTATTGGATTGTCGAGGAAGGCGATGACGGCCTCACGCTCCACGTCGGCCGGCTCGATCCGGCCGCGTTGATGGCCGAGTCCGAAGGGGTGCTCACCAGCGAGCGGGGGTGGACTCTCCGGCTCTCGCAACTGGTCGACACCCGCTACCAGGCGATGATGGTCGACGCGGGCCGGGTCCAGAACCTCCGGTTCGCGCTCGTGGAGGGATGA
- a CDS encoding HD domain-containing protein, which translates to MDDPARRGGRMVSFTSMADGTREDYELLAHLEEEFAAGTADRVLAHLRELSGSLAGYQVDRLEHSLQTATRAHRDGAEEELVVAALLHDIDDLMAPHSHGELAALLLRPYVTERTYWIVRHHGLFQYYYYGHHVGGDRNARDKYRDHPWYQDAVDFCHRWDQCAFDPDYDTLPLEFFEPMVRRVFAREPFSRAPREGS; encoded by the coding sequence ATGGACGATCCGGCAAGGCGCGGCGGCCGCATGGTGAGCTTCACCAGCATGGCGGACGGGACCCGCGAGGACTACGAGTTGCTCGCGCACCTCGAGGAGGAGTTCGCCGCCGGCACCGCCGACCGGGTGCTGGCGCACCTCCGCGAGCTATCCGGTTCGCTCGCCGGCTACCAGGTCGATCGGCTGGAGCATTCTCTGCAGACCGCGACCCGCGCCCATCGCGACGGAGCGGAGGAGGAGCTGGTGGTGGCGGCGCTCCTGCACGACATCGACGACCTGATGGCCCCGCACAGCCACGGCGAGCTGGCCGCGCTGCTGCTGCGTCCCTACGTGACCGAGCGGACGTACTGGATCGTCCGGCACCACGGCCTGTTCCAGTACTACTATTACGGCCACCACGTGGGCGGCGACCGCAACGCGCGCGACAAGTACCGCGACCATCCCTGGTATCAGGACGCCGTGGACTTCTGCCACCGCTGGGACCAGTGCGCGTTCGATCCCGACTACGACACCCTGCCGCTCGAGTTCTTCGAGCCGATGGTGCGCCGGGTGTTCGCCCGCGAACCGTTCAGCCGCGCCCCGAGGGAGGGTTCCTGA
- a CDS encoding TauD/TfdA family dioxygenase: protein MQHSISSVSPNAGALAAVWSSGERTELPYLWLRDNCGCSECRVVQTTEKRFHIFEVASDLRPLQVGIERAESGDEAISIAWPDGHQTRYRASEIHGLLSQPRSELRYWDGRFQPRQFDYARFLASDQAAAELIEEFLRTGVCVLVDAPAEPDSSEQLATRLGPVREVLFERIHNVKVDPKGYNIAHTGLAVAPHNDFTSYTWPPSVQALHMLVNECDGGESIVVDGFGLLHELRSDSPDKFDALCAVPVPFRIFSERYEVYAANPMVELDSAGEVRMMRFNTAQMQAVPLSEPRLSDFYDAYHELSRRVNDVSAQVTFRLEGGQVLLCAGHRVLHGRTALRSNGQRHLQDAYFEHDNARTHLRWLRLSGRI, encoded by the coding sequence ATGCAGCACTCGATCAGCAGCGTCAGCCCGAATGCCGGCGCCTTGGCCGCGGTCTGGAGCAGCGGCGAACGGACCGAGCTTCCGTACCTCTGGCTGCGCGACAACTGCGGATGCAGCGAGTGCCGCGTCGTGCAGACCACGGAGAAGCGGTTCCACATCTTCGAGGTCGCCAGCGACCTGAGACCGCTTCAGGTCGGCATCGAACGCGCCGAATCCGGGGACGAGGCGATCTCCATCGCCTGGCCGGACGGGCACCAGACCCGCTACCGGGCGAGCGAGATCCACGGCCTGCTGAGCCAGCCTCGCTCCGAGCTGCGCTACTGGGATGGCCGGTTCCAGCCGCGACAGTTCGACTATGCACGGTTCCTGGCGAGCGACCAGGCGGCGGCGGAGCTGATCGAGGAGTTTCTCCGGACCGGGGTCTGCGTGCTCGTCGACGCTCCCGCCGAACCGGATTCGTCCGAGCAGCTCGCGACCCGCCTGGGCCCGGTCCGCGAGGTGCTGTTCGAGCGCATCCACAACGTCAAGGTCGATCCGAAGGGGTACAACATCGCGCACACGGGCCTGGCCGTCGCGCCACACAACGACTTCACCAGCTACACCTGGCCGCCGAGCGTACAGGCCCTGCACATGCTGGTGAACGAGTGTGACGGCGGCGAGTCCATAGTCGTGGACGGCTTCGGGCTGCTCCACGAGCTGCGCAGTGATTCCCCCGACAAGTTCGATGCGCTGTGCGCGGTACCGGTCCCGTTCCGCATCTTCAGCGAGCGATACGAAGTCTACGCCGCCAACCCCATGGTCGAGCTGGACAGCGCCGGCGAGGTCAGGATGATGCGCTTCAACACCGCGCAAATGCAGGCGGTCCCCCTATCGGAGCCGCGGCTGAGCGACTTCTACGACGCCTATCACGAGCTGTCCAGGCGCGTCAACGACGTCAGCGCGCAGGTGACCTTCCGGTTGGAGGGGGGACAGGTGCTGCTGTGCGCCGGGCACCGCGTGCTGCACGGTCGCACCGCGCTCCGTTCGAATGGGCAACGGCACCTCCAGGACGCCTACTTCGAGCACGACAACGCGCGCACCCACCTCAGGTGGCTGCGCCTCAGCGGGCGGATCTGA